GGATGAGTCGAGGTTTAGATACATTAAGGTGATGACAAAATGCGAATAAAGCTAAAGATATGTGGGGTAACAAGTATTGAGGATGCTATAGAGATTAGTAGAATTGGTGTTGACTATATAGGTGTTGTAAACGATTTATCGAGTCCTAGATATAGACCTCTACAATTTATTGATGAGCTAAAGAAATATATCTCTACCCCAATCGTTAGTGTAAGAGTCTCTGGAGATATCACCACATTCTATAATACATCAGCTGACTATATACAGATACATAGAGTTCTAAGTGATGAGGAACTTGAGATAGTTACAACATTTAGCAAGAAGACTATTCTCTATGTACCTGCATCTCTTGACTATATAGACTATCTAAAGAAGGCTCAAAGAGCTACAGATCTAATACTATTCGACTCTCCTAAGAAGGGTATAAGATCTGATCCAAAGATACTTAGAATTCTACTGAATTATCATCCAGATGCAGGTGTTGGTGGAGGTATAAATATAGAGAATATCCATGAATATCTAGCTCTAGAACCTAAATGGATAGATGTCTCAAGTGGTGTAGAGATTTCTATTGGTAAAAAGGATTTGAATCTCGTTAAAAGGTTGAAAGAGGCTGTAGATTCATGGAGAAGATAAGTATGAAGATGTTTCCAGATGTTCTAACTCTTGCTAGGTGTATTGATAGTAAACATAATTTCTATGCTATCTATGAAGATTTGTCTAGTGATAATAAGTATAGCATAGTTGTTTGGGGATATAGAGAATATATCTATGGAAATGATGAAGATGTTTTCGATAGAGTTTCACAGATAGCTAGTAAGCAATTTGATGGAGATATAGATGAGATAGGTATAAGACTCATAGGATATATATCCTATGATGCTGTTAGACTTTGGGAGAGGATAAGAGATGAGAATCCATATCTAGAGGAATGGCCATATATAGAGATGTTCATACCTGAGAATATCGCTATATACGACTATAGTAATGGGAAGGTATACATACAGGGTATAGATATAGACTATAGCAGTTGTAGCACTGTTACAACATCAGGATTCAAGGTATCTAGATATGATGAGTCTCCAACTAGAAAGGGGTTTGAGGATGGTGTTAGAGAGATCCTAAGATTTATAAGAGAGGGGTATGCATTTCAGGTTGTTTTATCAAGATTTATTAGATATACCTATGATGGTGATCTAATCGAGTTCTACTCTAGACTTAGATCTATAAATCCATCGCCATATATGTACTTTATGAGAATGGGAGATAGATATGTTATAGGGTCTAGTCCAGAGCTACTCTTTAGAACTTCTAAAAGCTTTATCGAGACTTTTCCTATAGCTGGTACAAGGCCTAGGGGAAGGGATATCAATGAGGATATTGCTCTCGAGGAGGAGCTGATGGCTTCAGAGAAGGATAGAGCTGAACATCTTATGTTGGTTGACTTAGCTAGGAATGATCTTGGAAAGATATGTATCCCTGGTAGTGTAAGGGTTGAGAAGCTTATGTATATAGAGAAGTATAGCCATGTTCAACACATAGTCTCTAAGGTTATAGGCATTCTTAGAAAGAGGGTGAAATTCAAAGATGTTGTAAAGGCTATGCTCCCAGCAGGAACTGTTAGTGGTGCTCCAAAACCATTTGCTATGAATCTTATAGAGGAGTTAGAAGAGTTTAAGAGGGGGCCATATGCAGGTGCTGTAGGCTTCATAAGGAGATCTGGAGATAGTGTTATGGCTATAGCAATTAGAAGTGCTTTTGTATATAGAGATCTCATTAGGATACAGGCAGGAGCTGGTATAGTATATGACTCTATCCCTGAGTTAGAATATGAGGAGACAGAGCATAAGTTAAGAGCTCTAAAGATTGCTCTAGGTGTTGAGAATGCCTGAAACAGTTCTTATAATAGATAACTACGATAGTTTTGTATACAATATTGCACAGATAGTTGGTGGACTAGGCTATATACCAATAGTTATTAGGAATGATGAAATAACGCTAAGTGGTGTTGATAGGATTAACCCTGATAAAATAATAATTTCTCCAGGTCCTGGAACACCAGAGAGGAGAGAGGATGTCGGTATAGCTATAGATGTTATAAAGACCTTTGGAAAACATATACCGATTCTAGGTATATGCTTCGGTCATCAAATGATTGGATATGCATTTGGTGCAAGAATTAGAAAAGCGAAGATTGTTATGCATGGCAAGATAAGTAGAATTAGAGTTATAAATGAGGTAGAGATCTTTCGCGGAGTTCCAAAGGTGTTTACAGCTACTAGATATAACAGTCTTGTTGTAGACGATGTAAAACCTCCCCTTGAGGTTGATGCCATATCTGAGGAAGATGATGAGATTATGGCTATACACCACACTAAATATCCAATATATGGTGTTCAGTTTCATCCAGAAAGTATAGGTACAGAGATAGGTGTTAAGATAATTAAAAACTTCTTAGAGTTGACATAAAATGCCTAGAGAACTATATGGATGGCTAAAAGATGTTGTTGAACATGCCCTGAGAAGACCTGTTATAAAGATGTATAGGGATAGACCTCGCTATAGTATTATAGAGTCGATCCAGAGAAAACAAAGCCTAGGTCTCAATCCGATTATAGCTGAGTATAAGAGGAGATCTCCATCAGGTCTATATGTTGTTAGAGACCTATACGATTATCTCTCTCTAATGGAGAAATACGCTACTGGAATAAGCATATTGACAGAAGATAAATATTTTGGAGGATCATATGAAATTCTTAGAGAAGCATCAAGAATCCTAAGACTACCGATACTGATGAAGGATTTTATAGTCTGTGAACACCAGATTGAAACAGCATATAATATTGGTGCTGACACCATTCTATTAATACTATCGATACTAACTGAAGAAGAAGCTGAGAAACTCTATAGATATGCTAAGAGCTTTGGCCTAGAGGTTATTGTAG
Above is a genomic segment from Ignisphaera aggregans DSM 17230 containing:
- a CDS encoding N-(5'phosphoribosyl)anthranilate isomerase (PRAI) (COGs: COG0135 Phosphoribosylanthranilate isomerase~InterPro IPR001240~KEGG: sso:SSO0892 phosphoribosyl anthranilate isomerase (TrpF)~PFAM: N-(5'phosphoribosyl)anthranilate isomerase (PRAI)~SPTR: C5SQY2 N-(5'phosphoribosyl)anthranilate isomerase (PRAI)~PFAM: N-(5'phosphoribosyl)anthranilate (PRA) isomerase) → MRIKLKICGVTSIEDAIEISRIGVDYIGVVNDLSSPRYRPLQFIDELKKYISTPIVSVRVSGDITTFYNTSADYIQIHRVLSDEELEIVTTFSKKTILYVPASLDYIDYLKKAQRATDLILFDSPKKGIRSDPKILRILLNYHPDAGVGGGINIENIHEYLALEPKWIDVSSGVEISIGKKDLNLVKRLKEAVDSWRR
- a CDS encoding Anthranilate synthase (COGs: COG0147 Anthranilate/para-aminobenzoate synthase component I~InterPro IPR019999:IPR015890~KEGG: sin:YN1551_1535 anthranilate synthase component I~PFAM: Chorismate binding-like~PRIAM: Anthranilate synthase~SPTR: C4KH52 Anthranilate synthase component I~PFAM: Anthranilate synthase component I, N terminal region; chorismate binding enzyme), with translation MKMFPDVLTLARCIDSKHNFYAIYEDLSSDNKYSIVVWGYREYIYGNDEDVFDRVSQIASKQFDGDIDEIGIRLIGYISYDAVRLWERIRDENPYLEEWPYIEMFIPENIAIYDYSNGKVYIQGIDIDYSSCSTVTTSGFKVSRYDESPTRKGFEDGVREILRFIREGYAFQVVLSRFIRYTYDGDLIEFYSRLRSINPSPYMYFMRMGDRYVIGSSPELLFRTSKSFIETFPIAGTRPRGRDINEDIALEEELMASEKDRAEHLMLVDLARNDLGKICIPGSVRVEKLMYIEKYSHVQHIVSKVIGILRKRVKFKDVVKAMLPAGTVSGAPKPFAMNLIEELEEFKRGPYAGAVGFIRRSGDSVMAIAIRSAFVYRDLIRIQAGAGIVYDSIPELEYEETEHKLRALKIALGVENA
- a CDS encoding glutamine amidotransferase of anthranilate synthase (COGs: COG0512 Anthranilate/para-aminobenzoate synthase component II~InterProIPR006220:IPR011702:IPR001317:IPR000991:IPR 006221~KEGG: sto:ST1228 anthranilate synthase component II~PFAM: glutamine amidotransferase class-I~SPTR: Q972A0 193aa long hypothetical anthranilate synthase component II~TIGRFAM: glutamine amidotransferase of anthranilate synthase~PFAM: Glutamine amidotransferase class-I~TIGRFAM: glutamine amidotransferase of anthranilate synthase or aminodeoxychorismate synthase); its protein translation is MPETVLIIDNYDSFVYNIAQIVGGLGYIPIVIRNDEITLSGVDRINPDKIIISPGPGTPERREDVGIAIDVIKTFGKHIPILGICFGHQMIGYAFGARIRKAKIVMHGKISRIRVINEVEIFRGVPKVFTATRYNSLVVDDVKPPLEVDAISEEDDEIMAIHHTKYPIYGVQFHPESIGTEIGVKIIKNFLELT
- a CDS encoding Indole-3-glycerol-phosphate synthase (COGs: COG0134 Indole-3-glycerol phosphate synthase~InterPro IPR013798:IPR001468~KEGG: sso:SSO0895 indole-3-glycerol-phosphate synthase~PFAM: Indole-3-glycerol phosphate synthase~PRIAM: Indole-3-glycerol-phosphate synthase~SPTR: C5SQX9 Indole-3-glycerol-phosphate synthase~PFAM: Indole-3-glycerol phosphate synthase), coding for MPRELYGWLKDVVEHALRRPVIKMYRDRPRYSIIESIQRKQSLGLNPIIAEYKRRSPSGLYVVRDLYDYLSLMEKYATGISILTEDKYFGGSYEILREASRILRLPILMKDFIVCEHQIETAYNIGADTILLILSILTEEEAEKLYRYAKSFGLEVIVEVNTVDEAVLAMEMGVEIIGINSRNLKTLEIDMDRTCEIMKNISSNTIKIAESGIKSRSDIEKLKICGANAFLIGTSLMKNPKNILEYI